The Manduca sexta isolate Smith_Timp_Sample1 chromosome 17, JHU_Msex_v1.0, whole genome shotgun sequence genome includes a window with the following:
- the LOC115442331 gene encoding sulfotransferase family cytosolic 1B member 1: MDRQNNNFPLEIKDVDHELAKKMMKLFTGEHTGFVRVGPSGYFLPNKYKLEASRIYNMSLRPDDVFVASYPRSGTTWTQELVWMIANDLDYKKSYTIPLTERYPFLEFSVFVHPVMMERFRAENSDSERKLELLKQVTEAGTKQLAETPSPRFVKTHLPLSLLPPDLLDTAKVVYVARDPRDIVVSFYHLNRLIRTQGYVGDFKTYWYYFVNDLHHWTPYFAHLKEAWAKRHHPNLLFLFYEELSKNLPAAVRRVAEFFNKQYTEEELAQLCDHLSIESFKNNKSVNYDVMKELGILIPGEQSFIRKGKAGGWRDYFDEEMTKQAELWIADNLRDTDMRFPHLENQ, translated from the exons ATGGatagacaaaataataactttccTTTGGAAATCAAGGATGTGGATCATGAGCTGGCAAAGAAAATGATGAAACTGTTTACAG GTGAACATACTGGCTTCGTCCGCGTCGGGCCAAGCGGATACTTCTTGCCAAACAAATACAAACTGGAAGCCAGCAGAATTTATAACATGTCCCTGAGACCTGATGACGTTTTCGTGGCTAGCTATCCACGCTCAG GTACAACGTGGACGCAAGAATTAGTTTGGATGATAGCAAATGATTtggattataaaaaatcttacacGATTCCACTGACAGAAAGATATCCATTTTTAGA ATTTTCAGTTTTCGTACATCCAGTAATGATGGAAAGATTTAGAGCAGAGAACAGTGATAGCGAACGCAAATTAGAACTTCTCAAACAAGTTACCGAAGCAGGAACAAAACAATTGGCTGAAACACCTTCGCCCCGATTTGTCAAAACCCACCTGCCACTCTCTTTATTACCACCGGATTTACTCGATACAGCTAAAGTGGTTTACGTAGCACGAGATCCCAGAGACATAGTGGTTTCATTTTACCATCTCAACAGACTTATAAGGACGCAAGGTTATGTCGGCGACTTTAAAACATATTGGTATTACTTCGTAAATGATTTGC ATCATTGGACGCCATATTTTGCACATTTGAAAGAAGCGTGGGCTAAAAGGCACCATCCTAACTTGCTATTCCTGTTCTACGAAGAACTTTCCAAA AATTTACCAGCGGCCGTGCGTCGTGTTGCTGAATTCTTCAACAAGCAGTACACGGAGGAGGAACTAGCTCAGCTGTGTGATCATCTCAGTATCGAAAGTTTTAAGAACAACAAGTCTGTCAACTACGACGTCATGAAAGAACTTGGCATTCTAATACCTGGTGAACAATCTTTCATAAGGAAAG GTAAAGCTGGAGGTTGGCGTGATTACTTTGACGAAGAAATGACGAAGCAAGCGGAGCTTTGGATCGCAGACAATCTACGTGACACAGACATGCGTTTTCCACATTTAGAAAATCaatag
- the LOC115442374 gene encoding luciferin sulfotransferase, translating to MADIIENFPFEIRDFESKESEIVEKSFNGFMNKFVRIGPKGYSAPKLYLKYAASIYNMPLRPRDTVVATYQRSGTTMTQELVWLIAKDFDYETAKSTVLIQRYQFVEMPMFMDIKAIEAIGKQYTGEKAEEISKFCSTFQMLPVEILAKTPDPRFIKTHLPLSFLPPSLLDTTKVVYVARDPRDVAVSSYHHSKLFVQMGYNSDFKHFWSLFTGGLFTFTPYFEHVKEAWEKRHHPNLLFLFYEDLRKDLPANIRRIAKFLGKEPSEEQILGLCDHMKIDNFKNNKAVNLEDMRVLGLLSEGEQFIRRGKSGGWRDYFDEEMTKQAESWIIENLRNTDLRFPSMQDIQI from the exons ATGGCGGACATAATTGAAAACTTTCCTTTTGAAATCCGAGATTTTGAGTCAAAAGAATCGGAAATAGTGGAAAAATCATTTAATg ggTTTATGAATAAATTCGTTCGCATTGGCCCCAAGGGCTATTCCGCGCCTAAGTTGTACTTGAAATATGCAGCCAGTATCTACAACATGCCTTTGCGGCCCAGGGACACTGTCGTGGCGACATATCAGCGATCAg GTACTACAATGACGCAAGAATTAGTGTGGCTGATAGCAAAGGATTTTGATTACGAAACGGCCAAGTCAACCGTTCTTATACAGAGATATCAGTTTGTGGA aATGCCAATGTTCATGGACATTAAAGCAATAGAAGCGATTGGAAAACAATATACCGGTGAAAAAGCTgaagaaatttcaaaattttgttcTACGTTTCAAATGTTACCTGTTGAAATTCTAGCCAAAACACCCGACCCACGCTTCATCAAAACACATTTGCCTCTGTCATTTCTGCCTCCCTCCCTCCTAGATACTACGAAAGTGGTGTATGTGGCTCGAGACCCAAGAGACGTCGCTGTGTCGTCATACCATCACTCGAAATTATTTGTGCAAATGGGGTACAATTCAGATTTTAAGCATTTCTGGAGCTTGTTCACTGGTGGTTTAT TTACTTTCACCCCCTACTTTGAACATGTTAAAGAGGCTTGGGAAAAGAGACACCATccgaatttattgtttttattttatgaagatcTAAGAAAG GATCTTCCTGCAAATATACGTCGCATAGCAAAATTCCTTGGCAAAGAGCCATCAGAGGAACAAATTCTAGGTCTTTGTGATCATATGAAGATAGACAACTTCAAAAACAATAAGGCAGTTAACTTAGAAGATATGCGAGTTTTGGGGTTACTTTCAGAAGGAGAGCAATTCATTAGGCGAG GTAAATCGGGCGGTTGGCGCGATTATTTCGATGAGGAAATGACCAAACAAGCAGAGAGTTGGATAATCGAGAACCTGCGAAACACCGACCTGCGGTTCCCCAGCATGCAGGACATACAGATCTAA
- the LOC115442376 gene encoding luciferin sulfotransferase-like has protein sequence MAGKIENFPFEIRDFDSKESEEMAKSFNGFMSKFIRIGPKGYSAPKEYEKYAASIYNMPLRPRDTVVATYQRSGTTMTQELVWLIAKDFDFETAKSTLLTQRYQFVEMPMFIDDEAKKVVEKQFTGEKAEEMFKIFEMLPVEILAKTPDPRFIKTHVPLSLLPPNLLDTTKVVYVARDPRDVAVSSYHHAKLFVPIGLYSDFKQFWNMFINGLFTFTPYFEHIKEAWEKRHHPNLLFLFYEDLKKDLPSNIRRIAKFLGKEPSEEQILGLCDHMKIDNFKNNKAVNFEDMRVCGLLAEGERFIRQGKSGGWRDYFDEEMTKQAESWIIENLRDTDLRFPSMQDIQI, from the exons ATGGCGGGCAAAATTGAAAACTTTCCTTTTGAAATCCGAGATTTCGATTCAAAAGAATCGGAAGAAATGGCAAAATCATTTAATg GGTTTATGAGTAAATTCATTCGTATTGGCCCCAAGGGCTATAGCGCGCCAAAGGAGTATGAGAAATATGCAGCCAGTATCTACAACATGCCTTTGCGGCCCAGGGACACTGTCGTGGCGACATATCAGCGATCAg GTACTACAATGACGCAAGAATTAGTGTGGCTGATAGCTAAAGATTTTGACTTCGAAACGGCCAAGTCAACCCTGCTTACACAGAGATATCAGTTTGTGGA AATGCCAATGTTCATAGACGATGAAGCAAAAAAAGTAGTCGAAAAACAATTTACTGGTGAAAAAGCTGaggaaatgtttaaaatttttgagaTGTTACCTGTTGAAATTCTAGCCAAAACACCCGACCCCCGCTTCATCAAAACACATGTGCCTTTATCATTATTGCCTCCCAATCTCCTGGATACTACGAAAGTGGTGTACGTGGCTCGGGACCCAAGAGACGTCGCTGTGTCTTCATACCATCACGCGAAATTATTTGTGCCAATAGGATTATATTCAGATTTTAAGCAATTCTGGAACATGTTCATTAATGGTTTAT ttacTTTCACTCCCTATTTTGAACATATTAAAGAAGCTTGGGAAAAGAGACACCATCCGAATTTGCTGTTCCTGTTTTATGAAGATCTTAAAAAG GATCTTCCCTCAAATATACGTCGCATAGCAAAATTCCTCGGCAAAGAGCCATCAGAGGAACAAATTCTGGGTCTTTGTGATCATATGAAGATAGacaatttcaaaaacaataagGCAGTTAACTTCGAAGATATGCGAGTCTGCGGGCTTCTTGCAGAAGGGGAGCGGTTCATTAGACAAG GTAAATCGGGCGGTTGGCGTGATTATTTCGACGAGGAAATGACCAAACAAGCAGAGAGTTGGATAATCGAGAACCTGCGAGACACCGACCTGCGGTTCCCCAGCATGCAGGACATACAGATCTAA